In Phocoena sinus isolate mPhoSin1 chromosome X, mPhoSin1.pri, whole genome shotgun sequence, a genomic segment contains:
- the RTL5 gene encoding retrotransposon Gag-like protein 5 gives MSEAAGNLNSLRMANVALREELNALRGENANLGLQLGRALAEVNSLRGNVSSYMRWPVPVVPVLSEENFEFPLSEIDAVPEGELPFLCWPPPRAEPEYAPDELLISVIQDCGTSGGPAGPPPLPSPPPPALPPPSAKELPPQPPLPPLERPEIEPFSGDPVYLAEFLMQLETFIADHEDHFPGGAERVSFLISFFAGEAKDWAVSVTQEGSPLHANFPRFLDEIRKEFCGPIPPSLAKKAIRKLKQGDCTLGSYADAFQFLAQFLSWDDCRLQNQFLKGLSEFFRKELLWSTEMADLDELILECVEIERKVRVPKPIPLPGVRNIFFPFAADRNLEGEEGEECHSGDEDEEACRRRLQDKDQGRHVRAIQQETRGEERGKREEEMRKKELKQKGEEDEEEEEEEEEEEEEEEAEEEEEEGMRKKRKKEEEDQNKDEKDDEHEGGRQEPEQELEQEPEQEQETEDETQDDDLDELMEIEPTYANASSQTSGYYHENFLDVSPPIIQPSRRRNQNRVPLLEGLPGTNSPFYSSPPLIRRAGRLGQRQIRRRPPVLFRLTPRQGGHRAARGRIRV, from the coding sequence ATGTCCGAAGCGGCCGGGAATCTCAATAGCCTCCGCATGGCGAACGTGGCCCTGCGAGAAGAATTAAATGCCCTTCGCGGGGAGAATGCCAATCTGGGCCTTCAGCTCGGCAGAGCCCTGGCCGAGGTCAATTCCTTGCGGGGCAATGTCTCGAGCTACATGCGTTGGCCGGTGCCCGTGGTGCCCGTCCTTTCCGAGGAGAACTTTGAGTTCCCGCTCAGTGAGATTGACGCCGTTCCTGAGGGAGAACTGCCCTTCCTGTGCTGGCCTCCCCCGCGCGCCGAGCCCGAGTACGCCCCAGACGAACTGTTGATTAGCGTGATCCAGGATTGCGGCACCTCCGGCGGGCCCGCCGGCCCACCCCCGCTGCCCAGCCCGCCCCCGCCGGCGCTGCCCCCACCCTCGGCCAAGGAGCTGCCCCCGCAGCCTCCTCTGCCGCCGCTGGAGCGGCCCGAGATAGAACCCTTCTCGGGCGACCCAGTCTACCTGGCTGAATTCCTGATGCAGCTAGAGACTTTCATAGCCGACCATGAGGATCATTTCCCCGGGGGCGCTGAGCGGGTGTCCTTTCTGATCTCCTTTTTCGCTGGTGAAGCCAAGGACTGGGCCGTCTCAGTCACCCAGGAAGGAAGCCCCCTGCATGCCAACTTCCCGCGCTTCCTGGATGAAATCCGTAAGGAATTCTGTGGCCCCATCCCCCCAAGTTTGGCAAAAAAAGCCATCCGCAAGCTCAAGCAGGGAGACTGTACCCTGGGCAGCTATGCAGATGCTTTTCAGTTCCTGGCTCAATTCTTGTCTTGGGATGACTGCCGCCTTCAAAACCAATTCCTCAAAGGCCTGTCAGAATTCTTCCGCAAGGAGCTCTTATGGTCAACTGAAATGGCCGACCTGGACGAGCTGATTCTCGAGTGCGTGGAGATAGAAAGAAAAGTGCGTGTCCCCAAGCCAATCCCACTCCCTGGGGTTCgcaatattttcttcccttttgcaGCAGACCGTAATCTTGAAGGTGAAGAGGGAGAAGAGTGCCACAGTGGGGATGAAGATGAAGAGGCATGCAGGCGCAGGCTCCAGGACAAGGACCAGGGGAGGCACGTGAGAGCTATTCAGCAAGAGACcaggggggaggagagggggaagagggaggaagagatgagGAAGAAGGAGCTGAAACAAAAAGgggaggaggacgaggaggaggaagaagaagaggaggaggaagaagaggaggaggaagcagaggaggaagaggaggaggggatgaggaagaagaggaagaaggaggaggaagatcAGAATAAGGATGAGAAAGACGATGAACATGAGGGTGGCCGCCAGGAACCGGAGCAGGAGCTCGAGCAGGAGCCAGAACAGGAGCAAGAGACAGAGGATGAGACCCAAGATGATGACCTGGATGAGCTGATGGAGATAGAGCCCACCTACGCCAATGCTTCATCCCAGACTTCTGGCTACTATCATGAAAATTTCCTAGATGTGTCACCTCCCATCATACAGCCCAGCAGACGGAGGAACCAGAATCGAGTCCCACTTCTGGAGGGCCTTCCAGGTACCAATTCACCATTCTACAGTTCGCCGCCACTGATTCGCCGGGCAGGTCGCCTGGGGCAACGCCAAATACGACGCCGTCCCCCGGTGCTATTCCGCCTCACTCCGAGGCAGGGGGGCCACCGGGCTGCGCGGGGCCGCATTCGCGTGTGA